The Sphingomonas sp. So64.6b genome includes a region encoding these proteins:
- a CDS encoding alpha/beta hydrolase, whose protein sequence is MRVFVNGIRLYFDVEGAELVPDGPIMRERPTVVLIHGGPGADHTTFKPFMSDFAQHGQLIYFDHRGMGRSDEGTPDEWMLSQWADDLAGLLDVLEIHMPYLVGASFGGFVAQAFATRYPERLSKLALVSTAPRSDPKLSAQVFARLGGPKAGEIAERFLSGDVDAAAEYMHRCAPHYNVGDMDMNMVSRAIQRPGTLNHFFGPGGEWHSIDFRQGLARIQCPTLVLHGELDPIFPLPLAQEMFAAIPDKFSRLEVVEDAGHGWVDKPEEWRSALKTFLFEC, encoded by the coding sequence ATGCGAGTATTTGTAAACGGAATACGTCTCTACTTCGACGTGGAGGGCGCGGAGCTTGTGCCGGACGGGCCAATCATGCGAGAGCGCCCGACCGTTGTGCTGATCCACGGCGGCCCCGGCGCAGATCACACGACATTCAAGCCCTTCATGTCGGATTTCGCCCAGCATGGGCAGTTAATCTATTTCGATCATCGCGGCATGGGGCGCAGCGACGAGGGCACGCCGGACGAGTGGATGCTTTCGCAATGGGCCGACGATCTGGCCGGATTGCTCGACGTGCTCGAGATCCACATGCCATATTTGGTAGGCGCTTCGTTCGGCGGTTTCGTAGCGCAAGCCTTTGCCACGCGTTACCCCGAGCGCTTGTCCAAGCTGGCGCTGGTATCTACTGCCCCACGGAGCGATCCGAAGCTCTCCGCGCAGGTGTTTGCCCGGCTTGGCGGCCCAAAGGCAGGCGAAATCGCCGAACGCTTCCTTTCTGGCGATGTCGATGCTGCAGCCGAATATATGCATCGATGTGCGCCGCACTATAATGTTGGCGACATGGATATGAACATGGTGTCGCGTGCGATCCAGCGTCCTGGAACGCTAAATCATTTCTTTGGCCCTGGCGGTGAGTGGCACTCAATCGATTTTCGGCAAGGCCTGGCGCGTATCCAGTGCCCGACGCTGGTGTTGCACGGGGAGCTTGATCCCATCTTCCCGCTTCCATTGGCGCAGGAAATGTTCGCTGCGATCCCCGACAAGTTCTCGCGGCTGGAAGTCGTTGAGGATGCCGGCCACGGCTGGGTCGACAAGCCCGAGGAGTGGCGCTCGGCACTTAAGACATTTTTATTCGAATGTTAA